The segment ATTGGCGCAGGGAAACCATACCGCCTGGCAATCTTAATCCCTCTGTCAAGCGCAACCCAGCACATTACCTTTGAGTATACAAAATGAAAGGGGCCGTTCCGCACTTCCCAGATGCCATCATCAGGCTTTTGCCAGTGCTGGATAGCTAACGTACATATTTCCCTGAAAAAAGGCCACATGCTTTCATCGATCGTCCCGATATAATCTGATATCCGGAGGGCGGTGTCCATAACTTCTCCATAGATATCCCACTGGTTTTGCCGGTAAGCGCCGTTCCCTATTCTTACCGGTTTTGAATTTTGATACCCTTTCAGGTAATCAAGCGTCTTCTCGGTAAGCTTGTCTTCCCCCTGTAAAGAATACAAGGGTTGTAAATTCCTGCTTCCGTACTGCCTGTATACCCTGTTGAGCCATTGCATAAAACAATCGGATTCTTTAATATGCCCGGCAATAAAGAGCGCTTTTAACGTAAAGGATGCATCTCTCAGCCAGGTAAAACGGTAATCCCAGTTTCGTTCTCCGCCGGTACATTCGGGTAACGATGTGGTTGCTGCAGCAGCAACTGCCCCTGTTTGCATAAAGGTAAGAAGCTTTAGTATTAAAAGGGATCTGTTTACCGCTTCAGTGTATTCCCCCAGGAAAAGACACTTTGCGGCTATACAGCTGTGAGTCCAATCTACCCAGAAGGTCTGCGTTTCCTTAAAACTGCACATTTCAGATTCGTCCGGCTGCTTCTCACCCCAGAAAAAATCGAAATGAACTTCCTGCCGTTCTTCCAGGGTAAAGGAAAGCGCTATGCCATGTTTACCGGATTCTGTAATTTGATAGCTTTCCAATCCTATCATAAGGGTAGCGGTATCTTTTTTTGCCCGGAACCTGAAAATATTTCCTTCACGTTCCATGGTGGGTAGCTCCGATGCATACTGCATCACGGGAAAACATTCCAGGAGAAAGCTCATTCTGCCGGAAACAACCTTAAGGCACCGGTGGACGCAATGGTGTTCCTTGTTCCGGCATTCCAGCGCATCGACAGGCATAAAGTCCAGCAGGTACGCTTCGGCTGTTGTTGTTTTAAAGGTACATGTTAAGATATTCGTGTCCTTTACATATTTTTGTTCGGACTGAAATGTTTCCCGGGGCTGTATCCGGAAAAAGCCACCCTTTTCGTCATCTAAAAGTGCGGTAAATACTGTGGGAGAATCTATATACGGCATGGAACAGTAATCTATGGAACCGTCTTTAGAGACTAATGCAACGGCATACATATCACCGATCAATCCATAATCAGCTATTTTTTTGTACATGCTATCTCCGAATGCGAAGAAATCTCAAATCTATTCTTTCTCATTTTTTTTCTGTATCATTTCGTTATTCGTTGATTTCCTGAATTTTTTATAAATTTTTGGCGAAAAGGAAATAAGTATCAGGAGTGAACTGGCAATGGCCAGGTTAATAAATGCCTTCCTTCCGCTTCCGGTTATGCCTTTCAGGAGTGCATCTGCAAAATAGGTGTAAATAAAAGTACCTGGCAACATCCCCAGGGCAGATCCCAGCAAATAATCACGATATTTTATCCTGGAAAGGCCTGACCCGAAATTAAGACCGTTAAACGGAATCAGGGGAATCAGTCTGAGTGTGAAGATAAACTGAAAACCATGTTCAGCTACCTTTTCATCAAGAGATTCCACCCGCCCCTTCATAAACCGTGAAACGAAATCCCTGCCAAAATACCGAGCCATGAAAAATGCAAGGGTGGCGCCAAGGTTTGAAGCAATGATATTGTAAAGAGTACCCCACGCTACACCGAATATTGCGCCGCCTCCCAGTGTCAGGAGCGAACCAGGAATGGCAACCACGCATCCGACACCATAAATAAGGATAAAGCCAAGAGGCCCCCACCAACGCCCTCTCAGTTGTTCAAGAAGGCTTACGAGGGTATCTTTTCTGGTATATTCCGACAGGGCGGTATATCTTGTGGCAAAGAATGTACCCCCGATAATACTTATCAGAATGATAAATTTTATGACCGGTTTGCTGTCTTTCAATTCACACCCCCCCGCTCAAAGGCATAATAAATCATAGCATAATGGGGACACTTTTTATCATATCGCGCGATCTGCCTCCCCCGGGTAACATTGCATTCATATAACATCATTTATCGTGTTCGTGTCAAGATAAAATTCAGGCCTTTGAAAACAAACGGAAATGAGGCAGTGCATGCTTCGATACATAGGAGGCAAGCAGGAAGAGATTTCTGAGGGATGTCTTCATGATGCCGTTTTTTTCCCATCTTCTTACCGATGAAGAAATTTTTTTATTCACAATTACTATTTTATATTTCTTTCTGAGGCGCCATACCAAATCGAGGTCTTCGCAGACATCCATCTCCCGGAACCCCCCCATTTCGGCAAATACAGACCTCTTGAGAAACAGTCCCTGATCTCCATACGGTAATTGAAACACCCTTGACCGGAGGTTTATTCCTATCTCCAGTAACCGGTAAGGAAATCTATCTGATAATAAATGGATTTGAAAGGCGCCGCCTCCAGTTTGGTCATTTTTCAGAATATTCCGGATAGTCAAAACAGCTTCTTTCGCAATAATACCATCTGCATGGAGAAAAAGAAGGATTTCTCCGTGAGCATACAATGCGCCTCTGTTCATCTGAACACCGCGGCCTTTTGGTGAAGAGAGTACTTTCACTTCCGGGAATTGTCTGGCAATTTCCACTGTTTTGTCCGTACTACCGCCGTCGGAGATTATTATTTCAGTGTCCGGTATCCCTATAATACATTCAAGGCATCTCTTTATGGTCTTTTCTTCATTCAGTGTCGGGATGATTACCGATAATTCTTTTTTCTTCATCAGCAAATTATTTCACCCACAAGGGGTTGTTCGTTTGTTGTTATCCTCTGAATCATTTTACCCTTTTCTTGTCCGATGGCCCCTAACCCGAACGAGTCGGAAGAGTGCTAAAAGTTAGGTAGTATGAAAACCTTCTCCAAAGCCTAACGTAAAGCGGAATTCCAGACTCCACAAAAAGTATTTTTGCTGAAAATGTCAAAATGTACCTCTGAATATACTTTACAATTACATGAGGCTTCTCCGGCAGCATCATGTAATTTTTATCTATTAGCCCCATAGGGAAACCATGATTATGGTTTTAACTTTTTTAATCCCGAAGGGATGTCATGATTATAGTAAAAGATACAAAACATAGGTTAAACCCCGAAGGGGTGACAAAGAATACAGATTCTTCATGCTATCCCTTCGGAATTACCGTTGTTTTATGCCACCCCTTCGGGGTTGTTAATCTATGGGTTATGTATTAGCTATAATCATTTCACCCCTTCGGGGTTACCTCATATTTACCCGCAGGTCAGGAATGGGATTTGATTAGTTGCTACAAGCATATGACTTATAGTTCTTAAGGCTTTTAAAACTCAATTTTATAACCCCTCGCTTTTCAATAACTTACCGGCTTGTGGATTAGGATAAGTTACTACGCCTTTCCCAAGACCGCGCTTGGGAAAGGTGGCCCTAAAGGGCAGTAAAAATGTATCCCTATATCTTACTGTTAATATTCATTACATTTTTTATAAAGTCCATCCTTACAGGGAACGTAACATGGGTCTGATTACCTGTGGATGTAAGTATATTCTTTATCCTGATTATCATCAATATCTTTTTTAACATAACACTAAACCAATATACCATTTACTGTTATAGCCAAAAGCTTCTGCTTTTCAAAAAATACCCGCCAACTCCCTGATGTTTATTGGATTAAGCAGCGAAAACCCGGCTTGTTTGGCTATAGATAATCATTGATATGTTTTATTCTTCTGGCAAGCGTAATCTCCGGGAGGTAGTGATGTCCTTCGCCTGCACATTACAGAAAAAGATAGCATGGAATGTCTCTCGTTTTCGTCAGCGGTCTTTATTGTTTATTATCGTCAGCGATTCATTAACTTTTCCGTTGCTGCAAGATTTGCACTGATTGCTGTGGCGGCGGGAATTTCAGGAGCCTTACTGGCTCACAAGGTAAGCTCCTGGTTTCTTTTGTTTGGATATGGTCTTATGATGTTTGGTGTTGCTTGTCTTCTCTTCTGTCTGAAGCAAAACACCTCTGACCATTCACCAAAGGTTGATATGTTTTCAATTTTTAGGAATCCCTCAGTGTCTATAATAGTTGGACATTTTCCTTGTAATAGTTTAGTGTAGGGCAAGGAGGAAAACAACTATGAAAAATAATGAGAAAAGCAAAGAAAATACTTTACAAGCGTTGGTGGAACCGGAGAGAGCCCGTAGGGCGAACGGAGGTTCCACCAACGCTCCTGCTGGCAATTGTGTCCCCGACCCAGAGGTGTCAGAAAAAGCAGCAAGACGTAAGTTTACTGCACAGTATAAGATTCGCATCCTTCGGGAGGCCGATGCCTGCACAAATCTCGGGCAGATTGGAGCACTCTTGAGAAGGGAAGGTCTTTATTCGTCTAATCTCACTACCTGGCGCCGTCAACTGGAACGTGGCACCCTGGAGGCGCTTTCTCCAAAACGACGCGGACCAAAGGAGAAAAAATCTGATCCGGCAGCACGACGTATCAAAGAACTTGAATGCGAAATTAATTCTCTTCAGCAAAGGCTCAAACAGGCTGAAACCATTATCGAGATTCAAAAAAAAATCTCAGAAATGTTGAATATCCATTCCACTCTGATAGGAGAAAACAGATGATGCTTGCCGTTGAATCACTTGCCAAAGAGATTCGTATGAAAAATGCCTGTGAAACGTTGGGCATCCCACGGGCAAGTTATTACTACTACCAGAAAAATATTCAGCAAAGGCGTATCACGGTAAAACCACCTCTGGCATTGTCTCCCACGGAGGAACACATCATACTTGATACCTTACACTCTGAGCGTTTTTGTGATAAGTCTCCCCGGCAAGTATATACAACCCTCCTGGATGAAGGGGTCTATCTGTGTTCTGTAAGAACTCTGTATCGTCTCCTGGAAAAACACCACGAGGTAAGGGAACGAAGAAACCTGTTACGTCACCCCGTATATCAGAAACCTGAACTCCTGGCAACTGCCCCCAATCAGGTATGGTCCTGGGATATCACAAAACTGAAAGGGCCAACAAAATGGAGTTATTTTTATCTCTATGTGATCCTTGACATCTTCAGTCGCTATGTGGTCGGCTGGATGGTTGCACACAGGGAACAAGCGGCTCTGGCTGAAAGGTTGATACGTGAGACTGCCAACAAACAGGGTATTCAACCTGGACAACTGATTATTCATGCTGACCGGGGATCAAGTATGACTTCTAAACCAGTTGCCTTTCTGCTCTCTGACCTGGGGATTACAAAAAGCCACTCCAGGCCTTACGTCAGTAATGATAATCCCTATTCTGAATCACAGTTTAAAACCCTTAAGTATCATCCTGAATTCCCTGGATTTTTTACCTCTATTGAATCTTCCAGAATATTCTGTAAGAATTTCTTTCTCTGGTACAATACGGAACACTATCATTCAGGCATCGGACTCTTTACTCCCGAATCTGTTCATTATGGACGTACAGATCATATTGTGAAAGAACGAAGCCGTGTGTTAAAGACCGCTTTTAAAAAACATCCGGAACGGTTCAAGGGAAAAGTACCTGAACCTCCACGTTTACCACAGGCTGCATGGATTAATCAACCAAAACGGGAAAATACACTATCATGAGAGTCTAAATTCTTTAAAAAAATGTCTAATTTTCATTGACACATTCCGAATCAATATCAACAAAGT is part of the Candidatus Jettenia sp. AMX2 genome and harbors:
- a CDS encoding TVP38/TMEM64 family protein, whose protein sequence is MKDSKPVIKFIILISIIGGTFFATRYTALSEYTRKDTLVSLLEQLRGRWWGPLGFILIYGVGCVVAIPGSLLTLGGGAIFGVAWGTLYNIIASNLGATLAFFMARYFGRDFVSRFMKGRVESLDEKVAEHGFQFIFTLRLIPLIPFNGLNFGSGLSRIKYRDYLLGSALGMLPGTFIYTYFADALLKGITGSGRKAFINLAIASSLLILISFSPKIYKKFRKSTNNEMIQKKNEKE
- a CDS encoding TIGR04283 family arsenosugar biosynthesis glycosyltransferase; the protein is MKKKELSVIIPTLNEEKTIKRCLECIIGIPDTEIIISDGGSTDKTVEIARQFPEVKVLSSPKGRGVQMNRGALYAHGEILLFLHADGIIAKEAVLTIRNILKNDQTGGGAFQIHLLSDRFPYRLLEIGINLRSRVFQLPYGDQGLFLKRSVFAEMGGFREMDVCEDLDLVWRLRKKYKIVIVNKKISSSVRRWEKNGIMKTSLRNLFLLASYVSKHALPHFRLFSKA